The Osmerus eperlanus chromosome 25, fOsmEpe2.1, whole genome shotgun sequence DNA window ctctttctgtctctttctctctttgtgtctctctgtcattgtctctccatcctctctcactccctccctctctctctctgtgctgtgaGCAGGACTCTGCTCGGGGCCGGGCAGGGACCCTCCAGTCCAAGCTCAGGCTGCAGTTCCAGCGCTCGGCCACTGAGAACGCCCTGGCGGCGGGCCAGCTGAGCAGCCCAGAACACCACAAGCTGCTGGGGGCTCCAGCCAGGCTCATCGCCGCGCTGTACGAACACGCCAGCGTGGAGGAGCGATTCAGGGGCACCGCGGGACAGAGCTACCCCGGTGAGCACCGGAGACACCTGTAGCGTACTGTACTGTGTTTATTTTTTCTGTGTTCAAGCTGGGGTATAGATTTCAAACTCAAACTGGACGTTGCTGTGCTCCGActtgaatagtttttttttttgttttgttttttttcacaaaCAGACATTCACGTTGTGTGCAAAGAAATAGCTTCCATCAACTGCGTGGATCTTCTGAAGATCCGGAACATGATGCTGGAGAAGTGGATTTGCCAAACGGGCCCCGCTGCCACCAAGGTCAGCCTGGCTGCAGGCACTGCTCACCAGACGCCGAGGGTTCGTGCTGGTGtggattgtttttgtgttttgaacgACTTCACCTCTGACCCTCCCCTGTTTTGTTTTCTATTTCTGTGAAGGAGGTCCACCTTCAGGATTGTGTCAGTGATATTCTGGAAGATGTGGACCTCATGAGGTACCCGGTTTCCTTACATGAATATCACCTCTTAATAAGTGTAGCTCTGGATGAACACAGCTAGTGTGTGGCTTGAGATCAAAGTTCCAGTTGAACCATCTTGCTCGTGTCTCACCGACAGCTGTACACCAGCTTAGGTTTAGCTTGAACATTGGTGGAGGCCAACATGTTGTTCACCCCTTATGCTAACCCAACCCACACTCTGCTGTTTATAATCGGTGAGAATGTTTGAAAGGTCTGTTGACATCGGTGGTGATGTATCCCTGCTGTCCGCTCCTAACCCCTCCACCTGTCGTCTTGTCAGGGTGGTGTACCTTCTGCAGATCTTCCCCACGGACACGGCAGTCTGTCTCCTCGCCCCCATCCTCTCCGCTGAGACGTGGGTGAGTTGACCTTTTGACCCGAGAGGCCGCCAGAGGTCACGGACTGCAAAAACAGGGGCTTGTGGGGAAACGGAAAAGACATCTCAAGTTCTATTCATTTAGACGATGCTTCTTTATCCAAATGCTGTGCTTACCAAGggatcttccccctccctccctctttctgtccctctttctgtctcccctctctcccccttctctccttccttctctctctccctccctctctctctcccctctcttactccctctccccctttcactcactccctcccctccctctttctgtctctctctctcccttcttccctccctctcttctccctctccccctccctctccccccctccctctgtctctcccctccctctcttctccccctccctccctctgtctctcccctccctctcttctccccctccctccctctgtctctccccctccctccctctgtctctcccctccctccagcccctcagcaAGTCCGGGCCCCGTCTGACGTTCTGTCACCGCAGCAGAGCCCTGCTGTGTCTGCTCCACctggccccccccgcccccctggagGCCCAGCTGCATATCCCACGAGCCCAGCTCAGGTGAGGCCTCTCTGGGACTGCAGAGACAGCCGGGCGCAAGGACGTTAAACACATACAAACGTGTTTTTATTTCCCTGAACTAGGACTCACAGAAACTAGAGATCAGGATTGTAAGGATGCTAAATACATacaaacatgtttttatttCCCAGAACTAGGCCTCACAGAGACTAGAGATCAGGATTGTAAGGATGCTAAATACATacaaacatgtttttatttCCCAGAACTAGGCCTCACAGAGACTAGAGATCAGGATTGTAAGGACgttaaacacatacaaacatgtttTTATTAGTATTAAAGTAATATTATAAAAAAAACAGATGGCTGGTGAGGAGAACGATGTGAGCAGTTGTGCGTGAGCTGCTCATGTGTTGCCTCTGTGTGTCGTCCCCCAGGTCCTACCTGAAGTGTTACATCTACCTGTCCCAGCTGGAGACCCTAAACATCCCCTACACCCTCAAGTCCTTCCTCAGCAGCCCCAAGGAGGGCATGGTCAAGGGGCTGTGGAACAACCACAGCCACGAGCCACAGGTCCACGCTGCATACATGGCTTCTCGTCAGGATGCACTTGTTGAAACTCCATCGTCAAACCTCTGCATGACATTTCCTTATTAATAGCCAGTTAGAGATTGACCGAGGTCCTAATATATGTTTTTATCTGCCAGTTAGCTAAAGAGGTTTACAAATGAGTTCCTATCAGTGAGCCAATCTTCGGCCGAGGCTCGGTAGGTTGACGTGAGGTTGTGTGTTGGCAGGCTGTGCGCCTGGTGGCAGACCTGAGTCTGGAGTACCAGGTGTATGACCCCCAGCTGTGGAACGGAGTGCTGCAGAAGCTGCTGGGCTTCAACATGGTGAgcggaggaacacacacacactcatacacacacagtcatacacacacactcatacacacacacagtcatacacacaccagccaggggcctgttccatgaaGCGAGTTTACagaataagccaggcttatgcCCGCCGTAAGTCTGGCCTGTTCggtaaagcgagtttaccgaacaGGCCCCTGTTGTcgctgttgttgttgctaaataacgggagtcaggtggctgagcggttagagaatcgggctagtaatcagaaggtcgccggttcgttTCCCGGCTGTccctaatgacgttgtgtccttgggcaaggcacttcaccctacttgcctcggggagaatgtccctgtacttactgtaagtcgctctggataagagcgtctgctaaatgactgaatgtaaatgtaaatagagaATCATGATGCGTGTGTTCATGTCGGCATGATGGACTGGTTTATTCCTGTTCCCTCTCAGATTAGCCACCTCCAGAAGGTGCTGGAGGCCCTGGGGGCAGTCCCATCGCTGTGGCaggtatatttacattttctttGCATGGAGCAGGAAGACCAAAGATAGAGAGATATAGACAGATAAGTACTGTGCAAGtcttagtattttttttttacttttattttgtatttttgggtgcgtaagacttttgcacagtactgtgtgtgtgtgtgggggggggggggggtgtagtatTACACAATAGATTCTAATATTAATAGTGTGTACTtgtacctgctgtgtgtgtgagttccctGGTGTGACGTGTGTTTTCTTCACCAGGTGTCCAGCTTCTCCAGGACGTGGAGGAGCATGATTCTGGCTCCCTTCGTGTCAGGTAGTCAGTACAAGCTCACTACACATCCACTCTTCACTCTGTGGACTTTTAAGAAGATATATTAATATTTAAAATCATATTTATAAATAGATTTTTAATAtaagaataaataaatagaatCTAAGTACAACCTTTCAACCTCAAGTTTTTGGTATAGAGTAAGATTAtgattcatttttatttttttacatatttttatCCCTTCAATGTATGGATATTGTGGGAGGGAAATTGTGTGGAACCTGCTGTTCTCCTGgtgtgtggtgatgatgatgaaggtggtggtgatgatgtggGGATGATGATGTGGTGGGGATgaaggtggtgatgatgatgatgtggtggtgatgatgaaggtTGTGTTCtcctcacagcctccctccccctcagcccAGAGCAGCAGGGCACCATGTACCggaccttcctcctcctcctgaagtGAGTAGAAGCTGCCACCCTGCTGCAGGGGGGGGCAGCAAaactacccctctccctccctccctcccaccccaccctgctGAGGGCCACGCCACAGTTTTCAAATCAGAAACTTGAAGGAAGTTTCTACAgtctaactttttttttttttactgcataCCTGTGTCTTTTGCCCCTACCCTCACCCCCTACCCTCACCCCCTAGGTGCCCATTTCTGTTAAGCCTAGACCTCATAGGCATCGCTAACCGCTTCGCCCAGTTCAGCCTGCCAGCCTTCGCTCTGGGTGCTCTCCTGCTCATCCCCTGCACCAAGAGAAAGGAGCTTCAGATCCAGGTCAGGTGACCGGGTCATGTGACTGGGTCAGGTGACCGGGTTACACAAGCTGTAGTACTGGATGTTAGCTGGCTGTTATATGGGGTTGCTGAATATTAACAGCCTTCGGCTACTAGGTAGCTTTTTATACAAGCGATTTAGATATTTTAGTTACATGTGACTCAGTGGCCTTTCCCTGTTGAAAGGTACtgacgtgtgtgggtgtgtgtgcttgcttgcagggCCTGCTGTCAGCCTGTgaccccatctccctcctggaGCAGGTGGATGATCTCATGACCACAGGGGAGCTGGCTGGAGTTCCCTCCATGGTGAGCttgcctccccctcacccaccgGGTCTGGATGGGCGAGCGAGAGaccggtgcccccccccccccgtgcgaccacacactccctctttacCCTGCGTCTTCCATCCACGAGACGTTgaatctccctttctctccacccACAGGTAAGAGAGACGGTGTTGACTTTCCTCTGCCAGAACGGGCAGTTTCAGGAGGTGTGGAAGACCAAGCACTTCAGTCGTCTGAAACAGATGATGGTCTCTAGTGGACTCCTGCCACAGGTGAAGAGTCTGCTGGATTACCTGCTCAGCCAGAACTGGTATGGAAAGTTTTCTACTGTGTACAACACTGCAGTAGTGGTGGTTTGATGTTGAGGGAGTGCCTATCGTAAAAGGGAACTTCTAAATGCAGCATGTCACTCGCTATAAGGAACGAACAAagactgtgaatgtgtgtacatTAGTTGGGACAATGGTAGCCTGTGTGGGGGGGTAAGAAATCATTGGACCAATTGTTGGTGATGAAGCAGTGATTATATGTTGTTCATGGGTCAGTCAAGAGGAAGCGAACTGCCTCGCTCGCGAGTACCTGAAGTTCTGGGAGAGGAAAGCTGGGAAACTGGAGGATGTCAATGGCTCGGAGGCCGGGGCCCTGAAGGTAACTCCCAACTGCCAAATCACAGGAACATGGTCGGTGTTCGTAGAACGAAACCTGTTGGGTTTGtatatacattttttatatatatctttttttgtttgttttgcaggAGTTGCTCAACATGGAGAACGGGGCTTTGGCATAAAGAATCCAGAGACCAgtcttatatttatatttacacTTCCATTATCTATCATAAtgttaatacacacacaaataaatacgTTTGCATGTTattaaaacatttatttcttCTTTTTAATCGTGAACTTGTTCTATTTTAAGTATGAAATAGGGACAATAAATGGGAGTGAGTTGGGACAATCTAGCCAGTTTTCTGTACATAGCGCTGAAGATACTGTGCATGTTTATAATGATAAAAATAAAAGCATAGCATTTTTTGcaagcaatttaacagagaatcTGTAGCTTTTCAAACAGGGTTTTTCAAATATTACTCTGAAGTAGTCAGTTGGTCCTTATTGGGGTTATCCTGAACAGACAGCGCTGGGGCGGCCCGTTCATCTTTCTTGTCTCCCCTGATCTTCTCCAGGCTGTATTTCAGGAGCGTTCTGTAGATTCTCTTGAACGACGGGTTTATGAAGTAATAAACGACCGGGTCCAGCATGCTGTTGAGGTAGGTGAGGCAGATGGTGATGTAGAAGGCCGTCTCCAGAGGTTTGCGGCTGTCGCAGTCTCCCTCTTCGGCAGCGAAAGCGTTTCTGGCCCAGATTAGGAACCGGGTGATGTTGCTCGGGAGGAAGCAGATGATGAACATGACGGTCACCACCCAGAGACTCCTCTGCACCCTGCAGATGCGAGACGTCTTGTCCAGCTGCCTGGCCCGCAGTTTGCCCGAAATCCTCTGGGAGCAGAACAGGATAATCCCTAGAGACAGCAGGAACTCCAGGATGAACATGGATCTGTTCAGCTCGTCGTTGTGGGTGAAACTCTCGCACCTGTACTGCGTGGAGTTTTCCGTCTGGAAGTAGTGGGAGCGGGTAAGCAGGTGTGCGTTGGAGGACGCGTTGAGTATCCAGAGCCCGACTGAAAGGCACGAGGCTTTTAAAAGGGACATGGAGTTCAGGGGGTGGTGAGGATGAACCACGCGGACGTAACGGTCCACAGCGATGGCCATCAAGAACAGAATACTCCCTCTACGGTTCAGAGCaaacatgaagagagagatggtacaGGAAGCGTCTCCAAACCTCCAGTCCATCCCTAACAGGTAGTAACTGACTCGGGCCGGCAGTCCCGTGTTGAGCAGGAAGTCAGCCAGCGCCAGGTTGAACAGGAACACGGTGCTGCTTTTCCAGGGCTTCAGGTGGAAGCAGAAGATCCAGAGGGCCAGGCTGTTACCAAGGATACCAAGAACGCACTCCAGCAGCAACAGGGGAGGAAGGACCCTGGCGAGCAGATCTACGTCGACACACCTCACCATCGTTACCATCGACGACCGTGACCCTACCTCAAGCGAGAACGATGCTGAATGACCACACAGTTACAACATACATCTCACCTCGGTGCTGTGATCTCGAAATACATCCTCATCTATGCGAAGCGTCAGGAAGGAAGTCGTAGTTGAGAAATCATCATCATAAAAGCCCCCAACATTTTGATGTTGGGTATTTTGTTCAGCTGTATTTACAAAAAAGAAGAGTATTCTGTCAAGGTTGTTGAAATGGCAGTAGACGAAGTGGGACTGAAATACTTGGTGTTGCGGTGTCATGCtcaatttatttttgttttcagaGCAAACAAGGGCATCTGAGTGTTCGTGTGACATCACAGGTTACGTTCTGCATGTTTACGGGAAGGTCGCGTGGGTGGGACTTGCACCCCCACGTCTGAGCGCAACAGTCACTTGTCGTTGGTCCTGAGGGGTTTATATTGTGTTTGAGTCAAACAAACCCGCGTCAATACACGAAAGCAAACATTGAGAGAATACGGTTCTAACTCACAACGCTCCGTCCTGCGTTTTTAATGTGGGTCGAATAAGTGTCTAGGTACGAA harbors:
- the LOC134012177 gene encoding hydroxycarboxylic acid receptor 3-like; the encoded protein is MVTMVRCVDVDLLARVLPPLLLLECVLGILGNSLALWIFCFHLKPWKSSTVFLFNLALADFLLNTGLPARVSYYLLGMDWRFGDASCTISLFMFALNRRGSILFLMAIAVDRYVRVVHPHHPLNSMSLLKASCLSVGLWILNASSNAHLLTRSHYFQTENSTQYRCESFTHNDELNRSMFILEFLLSLGIILFCSQRISGKLRARQLDKTSRICRVQRSLWVVTVMFIICFLPSNITRFLIWARNAFAAEEGDCDSRKPLETAFYITICLTYLNSMLDPVVYYFINPSFKRIYRTLLKYSLEKIRGDKKDERAAPALSVQDNPNKDQLTTSE